Within the Erigeron canadensis isolate Cc75 chromosome 6, C_canadensis_v1, whole genome shotgun sequence genome, the region ttattttttatacttttagttttccaacttttgccgcgaaagtttcattctcttactttttacaaaagtttattttctttactttttaacatataacTTTGTGTTTTCGCCACATAACTTTCAACCTTCGTAACTTTtttcacgaaagtttcattttctataacttttcattttttaatttttgccatgaaagtttcattttatataattttcgcTACATGTGTAGATGTTACGAAATGTCTCCCGGGACAACGACCGGGAAAAAAAACTAGTTGGAACCAAAGGCCAAACACCGGGGCCAGGGAGCATCTATTCTGGCATGCTAGTTATAGTTATGGTAGACTAATAGTAAGAGAAGTGATAAGCATCACCAATTTTTAATCATCcataacaaatatacatattttaattgATAGCATACAACTGtataaaatatgtattattatgaatctataacaaaaaattattttaaatctATCACTCCTCTATTTCAAAGTCTAAGTGTGAAAAACACACCAAAGATAGTCACCACTAATAGGTCcatacatgatacatatatattatgcatagtaacacaaaaaaatatactagTAGTATTTTAACAAATTCAGACACTTTCAttctataaaaaataaactcaaACCGGCccataatcttttatttaatcgGGTACCATATCCGTTTCATTTTGAACGGATACAACAAACTCCGGCTCCATAAAATCTCGAGCCGGAGATCCTGCAGGTGTAAAAAACATAGGCGAATCACACGGGGTCGAAAAGACTGTCTTCACAACTCCATCACTCTCATCAACCGCGATCACAACCACCTCTTCCTAGTTCACCACCACTTGTACGGGTTCCATTTTGTTCAAAAAGTCAACCTCATGCGTTGATTCGACCTCTTCTTCATTTATCGTACAAAGAAACCTCGATGGTTCTTTTGCTTCCAacatttcaaaaacatcaacaaATTCATCATCCGAGGATGTCTTGTTTGTGTCGTTCTTTTCAGGTTTTTCTACGGGTGGTTTCAAGCAGAAGAAGTATAGAAGTTCCTTGGTTGGAACTTCAATTACGGTTTGATCAGGAAGTGGTGGGGAGGAGTGACAGCGGAAGGTACGGCGGCGATGAATGACGTACAAGAGTTCACAAGCAAGTGCTATTATGGATACAATGAAGATTACTACGAGTACAATGGCGAGATTACTTACACTACTCATTTtgaatatatgtttgtgtgaaagtgtgtgtgtttgttttggATTAGATAAAATGATGATGAATAGATTAAGAAGACGGTGGGTGAAATTAAGGTGGTAAGAATAATGGGGTCACGCTATAACCACGGGGATTGAATGTTTATCGATCGAGAGAGTTGACGGGGGGTTGAAGTGGAGGTCGATTGTGTGCAAATTAAGGTGGTAAGAATAATGGACTTAAGGTCCAAGTCC harbors:
- the LOC122604445 gene encoding uncharacterized protein LOC122604445; this translates as MSSVSNLAIVLVVIFIVSIIALACELLYVIHRRRTFRCHSSPPLPDQTVIEVPTKELLYFFCLKPPVEKPEKNDTNKTSSDDEFVDVFEMLEAKEPSRFLCTINEEEVESTHEEEVVVIAVDESDGVVKTVFSTPCDSPMFFTPAGSPARDFMEPEFVVSVQNETDMVPD